A region of Selenomonadales bacterium 4137-cl DNA encodes the following proteins:
- the pstB gene encoding phosphate ABC transporter ATP-binding protein PstB, with translation MSDKIRINKLSLYYGDSQALKKVSFAVRKNSVMALIGPSGCGKSTCLRTINRMNDLIEGVRIEGEVLIDGAAVYHPDTDVVMLRKRVGMVFQRPNPFPMSIYDNIAYGPRVHGIKSRSVLDGIVEKSLTGAALWDEVKDRLKQSAMGLSGGQQQRLCIARLLAVDPEVLLMDEPCSALDPISTMKIEELIADLKEKYTIVLVTHNMQQAARVSGETAFFLNGELVECGDTDTIFTRPQDKRTEDYITGRFG, from the coding sequence ATGAGCGATAAAATCCGCATCAACAAGCTGAGCCTATACTACGGCGACTCGCAGGCGCTCAAAAAAGTGTCCTTCGCGGTCCGGAAGAACAGCGTCATGGCCCTGATCGGCCCTTCCGGCTGCGGGAAATCCACCTGCCTGCGGACCATCAACAGAATGAACGACCTGATCGAGGGCGTCAGGATCGAAGGCGAAGTACTGATCGACGGGGCGGCCGTCTATCATCCCGACACCGACGTGGTCATGCTGCGCAAAAGGGTGGGGATGGTTTTCCAGCGCCCCAACCCTTTTCCGATGTCGATATACGACAACATCGCCTACGGGCCGCGGGTCCACGGCATCAAAAGCAGGTCCGTGCTTGACGGCATCGTCGAGAAAAGCCTCACCGGCGCCGCCCTGTGGGACGAGGTAAAAGACCGTCTGAAACAGTCGGCCATGGGCCTGTCGGGCGGCCAGCAGCAGCGCCTCTGCATCGCCCGCCTGCTTGCCGTCGACCCCGAGGTGCTGCTCATGGACGAACCGTGCTCGGCCCTCGACCCCATCTCGACGATGAAGATCGAAGAACTGATCGCCGACCTCAAAGAGAAATACACCATCGTCCTTGTCACCCACAACATGCAGCAGGCGGCGAGGGTTTCCGGCGAAACGGCCTTTTTCCTGAACGGCGAACTGGTGGAATGCGGCGACACCGACACCATCTTCACGCGCCCGCAGGACAAACGCACCGAGGACTATATCACCGGCCGCTTCGGCTAG
- the phoU gene encoding phosphate signaling complex protein PhoU: MRQTYEKELESLRQEILRMGEIVGQAIEDAVQSLARQDVELAKKVIAGDDVIDQMEADIEDRCMVLIARQQPMARDLRIVGTGLKITTDLERMGDHAFDIAKVTVRLANQPLIKPLVDIPRMARMAQKMLADSLEAYTKMDIALAEKVCLADNDVDDLYQQVFRELLTYMMEDPRTIGQATQLIFVGRYLERIADHATNISEWVIYLVTGQRLRKK; the protein is encoded by the coding sequence ATGCGCCAGACTTACGAAAAAGAGCTGGAATCACTGCGCCAGGAGATCCTGCGGATGGGCGAAATCGTCGGCCAGGCGATCGAGGACGCCGTCCAGTCGCTGGCCAGGCAGGATGTCGAACTAGCCAAAAAAGTCATCGCTGGCGACGACGTCATCGACCAGATGGAGGCGGACATCGAAGACCGGTGCATGGTGCTGATCGCCAGGCAGCAGCCGATGGCCCGCGACCTCAGGATCGTCGGCACCGGGCTGAAAATAACCACCGACCTCGAACGGATGGGCGACCATGCCTTCGATATCGCCAAAGTCACCGTAAGGCTGGCCAACCAGCCGCTGATCAAGCCGCTCGTCGACATCCCCCGCATGGCCCGCATGGCCCAAAAGATGCTTGCCGACTCGCTCGAAGCCTATACCAAAATGGACATCGCCCTCGCTGAAAAAGTCTGCCTCGCCGACAACGACGTCGACGACCTCTACCAGCAGGTATTCCGCGAGCTTCTCACCTACATGATGGAGGACCCGCGGACGATCGGCCAGGCGACTCAGCTTATCTTCGTCGGCCGCTACCTGGAGAGGATCGCCGACCACGCCACGAATATCTCCGAATGGGTTATATACCTGGTGACCGGCCAGCGCCTCAGAAAGAAATAG